The Arachis duranensis cultivar V14167 chromosome 9, aradu.V14167.gnm2.J7QH, whole genome shotgun sequence genomic sequence ACCATATTTAACCAGAACAATGTAAAGGATATGCTTTTGtaattttgtatatatgtatatcatCTATGTATATCTCTTTttggttttttggtttttttttttcagaaaaactGGAAGAGTGGCTAAAAAACGAACACGTCACCCAGGCAGGGCAGGTAATAGGCATCTCTCAGTAATTATAAACCGGCAAGTGGATATAATTGTCACGAACAAGAACAATGATAAGGATGTAGcaatcatatatattttaagattttattcatctttctttttaataaaaaagaaaatttttattcttatctTTTACACTTGGAAAATTTTAGATTAAGCCAGGAAGTTCATAGTCACCAAATACAATATCCATGTGATAATGAAAATCTTGAAATTCCAAGCCACTAAATTAATGTTTAATTTGCTGCTCTTGTCTCCAATATTTCaatattcaagaatcaacattaTTGTGGCTGTGTTGTGTTCCATTACATGAAGTAATTAACATCCCCAGAGGAGGAAGAAAAGAGTCGGCCACTCGGAAATAGACAGCAAAAATGGAAAATTGGTCAAAGTTTCTCAAGTTGCGCATATTGGAATACGATGCAGGCTCCACACACGTATATGTAGGTAAACTTTCCCTCACCACATAACTATGTattcaactattcatgattctCTTTTCAAAAAGTCCAAGGCAGCtgtatttaattttcatatcaTATGGCCTTCCTTTCCttctattcaaattaaattaaaagttatgtCAGAGTCAGAATCATAGCCTCCAATATTGCTCTTGCAATTGCAGGTCAACCCCCCACCCCTCACATAATAcaactctcttctctcttctctcttctctcttctcaatggTTCATACCCCTCCTCTCTAAAACAACCACCATcaactaattaataactaacttTTTTGTTTCCGTATACAAGAAATGAACCAAGacatcatcaccttcttctaCTGTTGTGTTATCATTAACATCATCCTCTTGTGTGTGTTGAGCAGAACCAGTTTGTGCGCTTATGTGGATCCACACTACCTGGCATGTGAACCCCAAACATGCGGCAACCAATCCATAAGATACCCCTTTTACATCCAAGGCAAGCAGCAACCTTTCTGTGGCTACCCTGGTTTTGCCATCTCTTGTGCTGATGGTATTCATGGCTTCCCAACTCTCAATCTCTCCAATACTTCTTACATCATCCATCAAATATTCTACCACAACGAATCACTCAGAGTCTCCAATGCTGCCTTCTCATCAAATACTTCTTGTATTTCTCCTACACACAACCTCACCCTTCCTCCAACCAGTACCTTCAATCTTGTTCATCAGAATAATCATAAGGACATCATGTTGTTCTTCGGCTGTAACCTGTCATCCATGCCCCTAGAGTTGTTAGATTACAGAATTGGGTGTTCTGAAGCGACCAACAAAATGGACGGTTCGGTTCTGGCATTGTATAAGGACGATGTAAAAACAGTAAGCTTGGTGTCCAAGAGTTGCGGGACTGGCGGAGAGGTGGTGGACGCGGTGGTGGAAGAGAGTGAAGGAGTTGGGATAGAAGAGGAGCTGAGGAGAGGGTTCATGCTGAATTGGACAGCGAGTGATTGCAAGTTGTGCAATAGCACAGGAGGAAGGTGTGGCTTCAATTCAACTATCTTCACTTTCCAGTGTTACTGCACTGATCGAATTCATGCTTCCAAATGTGATATTACAGGTTTGTGTCTCTATgtcttctcttcttttgctcacTATAATTCTTTACTTACTTTATCTCCAGTTTTCATCCATGCTCCATTTTCTTTGATACCAAAATTAGTCCATTTGATGAACAGATCCGAAACTACTATTTTAGGTAATCTTGAATTCGTATGAATGATATATAGTGCCGTTTGTTTCGAATTAGTAGAATAGTGTGGTTTAATTTCTAACTGAGCtagttcttttcctttttaattagaATCACATGGAGAAATGTACTGATGTAGGGTCTGTGAGAATAATCATtaacttaaaattattatagaTGTGTGAGGATTTTGGAAGAATTAATATACCGAATACACATATACGGGGTGTGAAACGTAATAATAAACCATTAACTGCATgattaattaaaagtagaaaCTCATGTCTAATTATtagattataattttttaatactgTAGacgttttgcaatttttttatatctataaaaattgcaacaataattttaaaattgaatataaatcaCTATACGATGTAGCAGTTTATGTGAATTTGTGTGTTGGGTAAAAATTACTACATAATGTAATGGTTTCGGAAAAAACGGTAACTTAAGAAAATTGGAATTGGCTATAgcaatttctaaaaaaattgcaACCTCTCTTAGAGCATGATAATGAATTGCATTCGAGACTCTAGTCAAATGAGGATTTTTCTCTGTGCAGTTTTGTTGTCCCATACCAAAAACTAATGAAATTGGAACATGGAAGTCATAGCTAGTGCCTACTTAGTTTCCACacgaaatttttcaaaatctagaCTCTCTAATTTGCTAAATacaggattaaactgaaatagaATATTCAATTTCTCTACTTTTTCAATTAATCTATGAGCTatttggtttagaatttctttcTTATGAACACCAATGATTCTCAAATGAGTTAAACCTTTAGGACGTGCACTTTAAGTTTGGAGGAGTGAAATCCACTTAGCAAGGTTTAGTagcattaaaataaattatatgaatCTTTTTTTGTCTTACATCGCCTCAATAATAGTTTGATTTGTCAGAATAAATggtatttttgtgaaaaaataaaaaaatctcataGAAAGcttttgagtgaaaactttttcaaaaactatgATCATTTTAATTGAGTTGAAGTAATCCTCATATTTTTACACAAAATAAATCCTCATTTGATTAGAATCTCAAATGAAATTCACTATTACGCTGCAAGAGTGCAACACTACAAGTTTTTAGAAACCGTTATAGCCAATGACGATTTTCTTATAGTGCAGTTTTGTTCACTACACTTTGTAGCGTAGCAGTTTCTGCCCAACACACAAATCTACATAAATCCACTAcgttcaattttaaaattatcgtaatttttatagatataaaaaaattacaaaaacgtctgtaatattaaaaagttacaatctaataaattttgttttcaaatattttatatacataactTGTCCTAGAATTTAagaattattagataataatttagttaaatattttaaatttaataattttaatatatcaactttatataaaataattatatataaatttttactttaattaaaTTCGTAAAAATTTCATTTTCGTGGATAAAATACAATTACTAGAACATATAGTTCAGTTTCGCAAATTTTTTATACATGAATTTATTATAAGAtcctttattttaaaataatgatGCTTCGATTTATTTTGTGCATTAAAAGAATAATGTATCTGGATCTATTTTATTTGATCTAAATACAATATATTCATCAAcgtataagaaaataaaaataataactatttttttttttggtgacaaaTAATAACTATTTTGACATAAAGGAAGTAATTTCATCTCTTAAACATTATTTTTAAGATATATTTtagctaaattttaaaattattaaaaaaattattgattaatcATATTCTAGATAGGATCAACGATTATAAACAAGTTTGAATCGTTCTAAAAATCAGGTccgttttcttttgtttaattCCATGATCGAGGATTGacattcttattcttctacGACTTTCCTACTTtcctcactttttttttttttgctaaataCTTTCCTCACATTTTATCTCTAGGATTTATAAGTAATAACATATTATATTTCTATGCGTCTATTTCTATATTATTTCGTCCTTCAATTATTTGTTAAGGGAATCTTTGATTTTGACGCAATTATTATAGAtgttgaaaaatattaaaaaattattgcgATTGATAGTTTAAAACTTCACATATTCAAccttttaatcttttaattacACGAAATTAATTCGTTTTAATTGCTCAATAAAATATTCAGGGGTTGTATACCATGATAACATTTCTtgatttcttccattctttaaagtttaaacatCACACGTTCAACCATCACCTCCGCCTTCTCCTCCTCGTACTCTTACTCCTTATCTTTTTTCttagtcttttttttaaatgaataaacataaaaatatctttagttTATCTTAGTATTATTTTAGCCAAGTTTAccttaattttttctttgaatgtaAGCGAGCTTTCTTGAATACTTGAATGTTGTAcctttctataaaaaaaattagttctcAATTTAGTATAAACTTCTTTGCAATAAAAAAGCATGGAtaataatacttaaaaaaaaattcctatgattttttgtatacaccttatatattttttttataatgtaaaagataaatatttttatcttttttcatttgTTATCAATTatttcaaatacaaaaattaaaagatatataaacAATCTAATATAACATTTTTCAAATTCTATATATATTCTCTTACGGTACTGAGCTTCATTTTGCTTAAGCGGattagtgagctaaccactagaccaacccaacttagTTAAgttctatatattttattaatcaatttACTTTATTCGTGTTTAACTGGGCCGAAGCCCAGAAAAGTAGAATTATTTGACTAGGCGGTACAAATCAACCCCTCTAACATGATCTTCCAATCCTTAGTCAGTTTATTGGCTAACTGACCAATAAATTATTAGTCGTTCTATACACAAAACGAACCGTGAAATCCACACACACTTACTTAAACGGACTCAATCAACCAGAGTTGGTTCAtagttagttttatttattaagcattttcttgaaaaataaatacatatccATCCAGTTGGATTCCACTCATTTAAGAGCACGCAGGTTCCATTCCCCCTAGGCCCTAGAGATGTAAAGAGTATGTACCCTGAAAACTACATATAGCTATAGGAATTAGGATATATCGCATGTGATTACTCGcatgatataaaaataataatgagatGTAAGTATACGtgatgttaaataatttaattaaatttatcaaattatttaataaaatttaattttaatatattgataatataaaatattttatataattatttaatttactttttataattatttatataattaatataaaaaataattatttttactgatataatactatataattaaatatacatataaaattactCTACTCttgtatcaaaattcaaaattaaaggaGCAACCATTTATATCTTCAGTGCTAATGTAAAATTTGTACTATAGATTTTTGTTTCCCTGTTATGTCACATTAATAGTTTACATTTTTTATccagatatttataattttatttctaatatgctcttcttctttttttttttaaagtaaactTGTTCATGTAAACTATTCTGCGTTGAATATGAAACATTAAAACTGTAGCAAGTTAGTGGATGACTGCTGATAAGTTCTCGTTGATCGTATGCATGCCAAGCCCAAATTATGCATACTACTAAGTAAACGACATTAAATAGTCTACATAAGTATATATGAGACAAATTTACaatctaaaattatatttttttattttatattctaaaataatattatatcaataatgTTATTGACTTGGTACACGCCCCATGTGGCCATGTGTGTGTACACAAGAATCTGATGGCATCATGGCAGCCTCTTAATTTTCCGAAAGGAACCCCTCATTAGAGCCTAGAACTTGGGTCCAGAGTTGAATCATTTCTGAATTAGCATTatccctttccttttttttttattttagaaaaaaaaaaagataattcttTTGATGAAGTGTTGAAAGTAACGTGGTTCTTAATCTTAGCCATGTGAAAGAGATTACCTATTTGAGGAAGGCTCAAGATGATTCATTTGCTGTCTTTATAGATTCTTCTATGTACCATGGTTGAGATTATTAGAGATCTGAGCAGTTATGTACATTACTAGTAGTAGTTAAGTTTTGGTGGAAGTTAGATACATCTAATTAAggaaattaaattctataatttaatgaattaattttgatacactgaCAGTGTAATATAGTCGTGTAATTATATCTATTCTTTTGAATGACTATTTAATATTTACGCAATCAACTTGagaaatagttatttttattaatgtgatATTAAGTAATTAGATacgtatataaaattattctacACTTAGggatcatcaaaattaaattctatctCACTGTGGGGATATTGAGATAAAGGTTTCCCAAACTAGGAccgagaagagaaaaaaaaaggtaagaGACTTGACAATTAGTACAAGTAAGGTTATCAGAAACCTTTTTTGATGATTTGACGAAAAGATATTAATCAATTTCCTAGACTTTGCAATGTAATGTAAgtagttttctttatgaaacaaaatattttagttgGATGAGAATGAAGCTGAGAACAGAGTAAATAAATATAGGAATTTTACCTATTTTTGTCGTACTCCACTGAGCCAACTAGTCAATAGTCAATAACAATAGAGAAGGAATTTTACTAGTAGGTCTAAATTTCCAAATTTCACATTGATGTCTGTTACTGTTAGAAGAGACATTATGACTGCTTGAATTTATGGCTAGTGAGACAAAAgagtaatgtgattgattatgACACTAAGTGGTAGATGATAGATTATACACCCTTATACGCGTTTTCCATCAAAGAGAAATGAAGGTGTGAACATAAACACCAAAATGCTTAGAAAAACTAGCTTGACCAGTTCAACATTATATCGTATTAGTCCTCTCTTTACACTAGTTTCAATTTGAAGGCCCACCGGACCCCCAAAGTCTGCGGACTACTGGAAAGAGCTAATGATTTTTTAATCAGTTTTTCTTAGTAATTGCACATTGAAGAAGGTAACATACTATGAACAGTCAATAGCCACTTTCCCAATTCCAATAGGTTGGTGGCAATGGTTGAGAGAATCAAATCCTTTGTTCAATTGAGAATGtatgaatttgttgttttggtATTGATGCTTGTGGTGGCCGCAGCCACCGGAGAGAGAAGAGAATGTCCAGCTTCATTCAATTGTGGATATGTTGGGAACATCAGCTTCCCTCTCACTACAGCAGAGCGTCAGGAGTGTGGCCTTTTGGCCATAAACAATTGTTACAAGCCAGCGCAGGAGGATAGATGGGTGCAACTAAGTGATGAAGGCAAAACATTTATAGTTATACGCGTATCTCAACAGAATTTTACCAGTATTCAATTCAGAGATAAGCACTTATACGATCTTCTGCAATCAAGAAATTGTAATGCCTTCAGATATAACTATACTCTTTCTACTCCTCCCACCTTTCATCATTTTGCTTCCCTTTATATGGAATACAATACAACCCTCCACACATGCAACCCTACTCTCCGTGTCCCCCCAACTAAGAACATGTTCCGTTATGCAAATTGCACTGACATCCATATCTACTACGGCCTTTTCAATCACACACCACAAATTCAGAAATCGTTGGCCTCATGCACAAAGGTGGTGCTTCCAATCAAAGATGTTCCTGATGGCAATGATCCATTCACATTCGTAAATGCTGATATCATCGCTAAGGTCATTTTGTCGCAAGAATGCACAGACTGTCACTATAAGCAAAGAGGCCAGTGCCAACTTGACAGCAAAAGTAAATTTTGTTGTGCCAACGTTAGGCCGCCGGAAAATACAAGTGAGACAACTTGCTTGAGAGGTTCTTATTTAACGTTTTTGTTAGCTCAGTTTGCTCAACCAGTATCAGACACTTAAGCTTTCTCTTGTTCTGTTTGATACCCGGAATTTTGTAGTACGCTAGatgatttaatttgttgttaCTTACTCTTGGATGGCAAGACCTTGTTCTATTCAATGGCTCTCTAAATTTGTTAGCACAACAATACATAATGATCATACTCCCAATCTCTATTGTTTGTACTAaatctattttttcttctaattgCTTTTACAGGGAAAAAAGATCTGAGTAAGAAGGCTAAATTGGGTCTAGGTAATGTAGCTTTCACGTTACTTAGTATGTTTCACTTTCACAGTTATGTAATAAGTAATAACCTTCCACTGATATTTTCTTTGTTCAGTAGGTTTGGGTATTGGCTTCTTAGGCATCTTGATAATTGGGTTGCTCTTGTCAACTCAGGCAGCAGCCACTTTGAATCAAGATACTCTTATTCTGATTCCTCTTCCAATCCACACCTAGATAATGGTGCTGCTTACCTCGGAGTTCCACTCTTCTCCTACAAGGATCTTAAAGAAGCAACAAACAATTTTGACCATAACAAAGAACTTGGAGATGGAGGCTTTGGCACTGTCTACTACGGTAGGCTACTCAAATACTGCCCTCCCTAATTTATATACTAAATTTGTGCTCCGTAACTTATGCTTAGATAATTAAAACCCAGGGAAACTCCAAGATGGAAGAGAAGTTGCTGTGAAGCGCTTGTATGAGCACAACTACAGGAGAGTAGAGCAATTCATAAATGAAGTTCAGATTCTAACACGTTTGAGACACAAAAATCTTGTGTCTCTCTACGGCTGCACTTCGCGCCACAGCCGCGAACTGCTGCTTGTATATGAATATATTTCTAATGGCACGGTTGCTTGTCATCTCCATGGAGAATCAGCCAAGCGCAGCTTACTACCTTGGTCTACAAGAATCAAAATCGCCATAGAGACTGCTACTGCATTGGCTTATCTTCATGCTTCTGACATCATTCACCGTGATGTGAAGACCAACAACATTCTCCTTGACCATAACTTTACTGTCAAGGTTGCAGATTTTGGCCTTTCAAGACTATTCCCCATGGATGCAACCCATGTATCCACCGCGCCACAAGGGACTCCTGGTTATGTTGACCCTGAATATCACCAGAATTACCAGCTTACTAGCAAGAGTGATGTGTATAGTTTCGGAGTTGTGCTCATTGAGCTAATATCATCCATGCCTGCAGTTGATATGAACAGGGATAAGGATGAGATTAACTTATCAAATCTAGCCATGAAGAAGATTCAAAATAGTGCAATTATTGACTTGG encodes the following:
- the LOC110272460 gene encoding LEAF RUST 10 DISEASE-RESISTANCE LOCUS RECEPTOR-LIKE PROTEIN KINASE-like 1.2; this encodes MNQDIITFFYCCVIINIILLCVLSRTSLCAYVDPHYLACEPQTCGNQSIRYPFYIQGKQQPFCGYPGFAISCADGIHGFPTLNLSNTSYIIHQIFYHNESLRVSNAAFSSNTSCISPTHNLTLPPTSTFNLVHQNNHKDIMLFFGCNLSSMPLELLDYRIGCSEATNKMDGSVLALYKDDVKTVSLVSKSCGTGGEVVDAVVEESEGVGIEEELRRGFMLNWTASDCKLCNSTGGRCGFNSTIFTFQCYCTDRIHASKCDITGLCLYVFSSFAHYNSLLTLSPVFIHAPFSLIPKLVHLMNRSETTILGNLEFV